The following are encoded in a window of Amaranthus tricolor cultivar Red isolate AtriRed21 chromosome 2, ASM2621246v1, whole genome shotgun sequence genomic DNA:
- the LOC130806968 gene encoding putative disease resistance protein RGA3 isoform X2 — translation MKCNSPRNNPQKAGTNQTTIATASSGPPPELQSTVNIIKAVFRDAETKQELSNVAQQWIEDLKDVVFEADDLLDDFVTLAEQKQHVKANGTISRKMRLFLSRSNPFGVAYKMSKEVEKIRKKLDGFAYNKQFMMEFSHEPIKYRKPETCSYVDVVEIVGREDDLEHIVGMLLDSDIQTSDVSFLPIVGMGGLGKTALAQLVYNDKRVETAFSLRLWHCVSDQDQKQLDIDGVGPLRF, via the exons ATGAAATGCAACAGCCCTCGAAACAACCCACAGAAGGCCGGGACTAATCAGACCACCATAGCAACTGCCTCATCCGGACCACCACCAG AACTCCAGAGCACTGTCAACATTATTAAGGCTGTGTTTCGCGACGCCGAGACAAAGCAGGAGCTGTCGAATGTAGCCCAACAATGGATCGAGGACCTCAAGGATGTTGTTTTTGAAGCCGATGATTTGCTCGATGATTTTGTCACTCTTGCCGAGCAGAAGCAGCATGTGAAAGCTAATGGTACAATATCTAGGAAGATGAGGCTCTTTCTTTCCCGTTCGAATCCTTTTGGTGTTGCTTACAAGATGTCTAAAGAGGTCGAGAAGATAAGGAAGAAATTGGACGGTTTTGCTTACAACAAGCAGTTTATGATGGAGTTTAGTCATGAGCCTATCAAGTACAGAAAGCCTGAGACATGTTCGTATGTGGATGTTGTTGAAATCGTTGGAAGAGAAGACGATTTGGAGCATATTGTTGGTATGTTGCTTGATTCTGATATTCAAACTAGTGATGTTTCTTTTCTTCCTATTGTGGGTATGGGAGGGCTAGGCAAAACTGCTCTTGCACAGCTTGTGTACAATGATAAAAGGGTTGAAACGGCGTTTTCTTTGAGGTTGTGGCATTGTGTCTCTGATCAAGATCAGAAACAACTAGACATTGATGGTGTTGgccctcttaggttttga
- the LOC130806968 gene encoding disease resistance protein RGA2-like isoform X1 — translation MKCNSPRNNPQKAGTNQTTIATASSGPPPALRRPELKHILSIYRCESKLEELQNTVDKIKNVLLDAETKQELSYVVQLWIENLKDVVFEADDLLDEFFTLVEQKQHIKADGTISKKMRLFLSCSNPLVLAYKMSKEVEKIGNNLSSFADKISSMMEFSHEPIKNRNRETCSYVDVVDIAEREADLEYIVGKVLDYDVQNDVSFLPIVGMGGLGKTALAQLVYNDKRVQSAFSLRLWHCVSDQDQKQLDCDDILRKILTLITNENHEKSSANCAKSTSIRIII, via the exons ATGAAATGCAACAGCCCTCGAAACAACCCACAGAAGGCCGGGACTAATCAGACCACCATAGCAACTGCCTCATCCGGACCACCACCAG CATTGCGACGTCCTGAACTGAAACATATCCTTTCGATCTATCGCTGTGAAtccaaacttgaagaacttcAAAACACCGTCGACAAAATCAAAAACGTGCTTCTTGATGCTGAAACCAAGCAGGAGCTCTCCTATGTAGTCCAACTATGGATTGAGAATCTCAAGGATGTTGTCTTTGAAGCCGATGATTTGCTCGATGAGTTTTTCACTCTCGTCGAGCAGAAGCAGCACATCAAGGCTGATGGTACAATATCCAAGAAGATGAGGCTCTTCCTTTCTTGTTCGAACCCTTTAGTCCTCGCTTACAAGATGTCTAAAGAGGTCGAGAAGATAGGGAATAACTTGAGTTCTTTTGCTGATAAGATATCATCTATGATGGAGTTTAGTCACGAGCCTATCAAGAATAGAAATCGCGAGACATGTTCTTATGTGGATGTAGTTGATATTGCTGAAAGAGAAGCCGACTTGGAGTATATTGTTGGTAAGGTTCTTGATTATGATGTTCAAAATGATGTTTCTTTCCTTCCTATTGTGGGTATGGGAGGATTAGGCAAAACTGCTCTTGCACAACTTGTGTACAATGATAAAAGGGTTCAAAGTGCATTTTCTTTGAGGTTGTGGCATTGTGTCTCTGATCAAGATCAGAAACAATTGGACTGTGACGATATTCTTCGTAAGATTTTGACTCTAATTACTAATGAGAATCATGAAAAATCCTCTGCAAATTGTGCAAAGTCAACTTCAATAAGAATTATCATCTAA
- the LOC130806966 gene encoding LOW QUALITY PROTEIN: pentatricopeptide repeat-containing protein At4g25270, chloroplastic-like (The sequence of the model RefSeq protein was modified relative to this genomic sequence to represent the inferred CDS: inserted 2 bases in 2 codons) — translation MACSGIGSIRVGEELHRHVVRCGFHNDVYVLNALVDMYAKCGDIVKSMNVFETSRSKDLVSWNSMILWYIHHGLLAKAMEIFHNMVKTGLEPDHVTISIIISRISVFIIGAQMHGWVIRRGLNRSLPITKXLIVFYSNHGHLDQCQWLFAQMPEKDIVSWNSVISAHRNXPRALTCFKQMEETGATPDAITFMALLSACAQLGLVNEGKNFFSSMIEEYEITPIMEHYACLVNLYRKVGMINEAYDIISNKMEFEAGPTVWGALLYACFLHADCETAELAARHLFELEPDNEHNFELRIRIYDNLGRLEDSDRVKMMMIDRGLDS, via the exons ATGGCTTGTAGTGGAATTGGGTCGATTCGGGTTGGGGAGGAACTTCATCGACATGTTGTTCGTTGTGGATTCCATAATGATGTTTACGTGTTGAATGCACTTGTAGACATGTATGCTAAATGTGGTGATATAGTGAAATCTATGAATGTTTTCGAAACGAGTCGCTCTAAGGATTTGGTTTCATGGAATTCAATGATTCTATGGTATATTCACCATGGACTTTTAGCCAAAGCAATGGAGATTTTCCACAACATGGTTAAAACTGGATTGGAGCCTGATCATGTTACAATATCAATAATTATCTCTAGAATTTCAGTGTTTATAATTGGAGCCCAAATGCACGGATGGGTTATTCGTAGAGGTCTAAATCGGAGCTTGCCTATCACAA TTCTGATCGTTTTCTACTCTAACCACGGCCATTTGGATCAATGTCAATGGCTGTTTGCTCAAATGCCAGAAAAGGATATTGTCTCGTGGAATTCGGTCATTTCTGCACATCGAA CCCCTCGAGCATTGACATGCTTTAAACAGATGGAGGAGACTGGTGCAACGCCTGATGCTATCACATTTATGGCTCTGCTATCAGCTTGTGCACAGTTAGGATTGGTGAACGAAGGAAAAAATTTCTTCTCATCAATGATAGAAGAGTATGAAATTACCCCGATCATGGAGCATTATGCTTGTCTGGTTAATCTTTACAGAAAGGTaggaatgatcaatgaagcatatgATATTATATCAAACAAAATGGAGTTTGAGGCTGGACCGACAGTTTGGGGAGCCTTGTTATATGCTTGTTTCCTGCACGCCGATTGTGAAACTGCTGAGCTTGCTGCTCGACACCTTTTCGAGTTGGAACCTGATAACGAGCATAACTTTGAACTGCGAATAAGGATATATGACAATCTTGGTAGATTAGAAGATTCAGATCGagtgaaaatgatgatgatcgACAGAGGTTTGGATTCATAG